One window from the genome of Gimesia aquarii encodes:
- a CDS encoding DeoR/GlpR transcriptional regulator yields the protein MSMKKSLKKKVPVSRRKTLRHLDVTSTNISGVVLEVIRENSKRSGLKIDTISDLIRNLLGYKVDREVIINSIQHLIPLVDLEGQRVYPSAELLRSKDTSFFDTRKSTSRRAKRAVAKHIHDNMMSTLGAVFLDGGSACEAVAEEMARGEQSQFTVMTNNRKAVKAFMTNDKIRIHLTGGIYKSDDETFVGQEAVFDTRKFNVKHAIIGVSGLTPTHVFNHDILGEEYIKKQYWQIPAEWLIVPANLRKFEGKDASCFGVLCHAETTHVETGGDVYESMDEAIENKRKAWWNDKYGGDSTEESEIPRFKAEACIIVIEPEWMIDEEFEKEEKELRDVLMSKVEEINSNSRATRVCVVFSDVKRKDLKR from the coding sequence ATGTCAATGAAAAAATCACTAAAAAAGAAGGTTCCGGTGAGTCGTCGAAAAACACTGCGACACTTGGACGTAACCAGCACTAATATCTCCGGTGTTGTTCTGGAAGTCATCAGAGAAAATTCGAAACGGTCTGGCTTGAAAATTGACACCATCAGTGACCTGATCAGGAATTTGCTCGGTTATAAAGTAGACCGTGAAGTTATTATTAACTCGATTCAGCACCTGATACCTTTGGTAGATCTCGAAGGCCAGCGTGTCTACCCCTCGGCAGAACTGTTACGATCAAAGGATACCTCATTTTTTGATACTAGGAAAAGTACCTCAAGACGAGCGAAGCGAGCGGTAGCGAAGCACATTCACGATAACATGATGAGTACTCTTGGAGCTGTCTTTCTTGATGGTGGAAGCGCATGCGAAGCAGTTGCGGAAGAGATGGCCCGCGGAGAGCAAAGCCAGTTTACCGTAATGACGAACAATCGAAAGGCTGTCAAAGCATTTATGACAAATGATAAGATTCGTATCCACCTTACAGGTGGGATTTATAAATCTGATGATGAGACATTTGTCGGACAGGAAGCAGTATTCGATACTCGGAAATTCAATGTAAAACATGCTATAATTGGAGTTTCAGGACTTACTCCGACACATGTATTTAATCACGATATTCTCGGTGAAGAGTATATAAAGAAGCAGTATTGGCAGATTCCCGCTGAATGGCTTATCGTACCAGCAAATCTTAGAAAGTTTGAAGGAAAGGATGCTTCCTGCTTTGGAGTACTCTGTCACGCGGAAACGACCCACGTTGAAACGGGTGGTGATGTGTACGAGTCGATGGATGAAGCAATTGAGAATAAGCGTAAAGCTTGGTGGAACGATAAATACGGTGGAGATAGCACTGAAGAATCAGAAATTCCACGTTTCAAGGCTGAAGCATGTATAATTGTAATTGAGCCAGAATGGATGATCGATGAAGAGTTTGAGAAAGAAGAGAAGGAACTCCGTGATGTTCTGATGTCCAAAGTAGAAGAAATCAATAGCAATAGTCGAGCTACACGAGTGTGCGTAGTATTTTCGGATGTTAAAC
- a CDS encoding FGGY-family carbohydrate kinase, translating to MDEAILAIDCGTSGIKSTLLVKNRSNDTIIPLPSIKTQIPTTAGASRLVREWEPENFLGHISDHIFEEVIRADKEQVQIVAIAPTTTTSSLLAIKNNRICQLPKPMRWDDRQALEEAALLEDFRKSAKTCEWMNPISADSGIAKAVFLLRTHHKQLQDENLFVLEQWSFLNWWLSRNIIQSESIVSRKWGYSRMMPWNKTFTNLITKELQQYLKVMTPKNLDILSWLKNKMLIGNITSAGDDIGTIYYRVSTAFGLPNNVRIFSVPYDACAQVIGLGLLNRTNNIAVALGTSLGVTATVKNSKRLKVTPAGPIPDTPIPGMQMLFDGFASCGSAIEYVFEQHNILDLNGKPDLKFVDEAIGRIKPGANGFEMLPLINGGRRTLPDDPSEDGGKYSGFRIGIGNDEYVKGLFEAFGYLVRTIIEDFEKVSDVAFDTILAGGGPAKSKQFMQLLSNITNRNVSVNDFADSSLVGCGICAAAGLRWFDSVEEASKKMQQSGMTFKPQQHVIETYNELYAKYSQRFKKHLRWNI from the coding sequence ATGGATGAAGCTATCTTAGCAATCGACTGCGGTACAAGCGGTATCAAGTCGACATTGTTGGTTAAAAACCGAAGTAACGACACTATTATTCCTCTACCGTCAATAAAGACACAAATCCCAACCACAGCCGGGGCCTCACGCCTAGTTCGAGAATGGGAACCAGAAAATTTTCTCGGTCATATTAGTGATCATATTTTTGAGGAAGTAATCCGTGCTGATAAGGAGCAAGTACAAATTGTCGCTATCGCTCCAACAACAACCACATCAAGTCTGTTAGCTATCAAGAACAACAGAATATGTCAGCTTCCCAAACCAATGAGATGGGACGATCGACAGGCACTTGAAGAGGCTGCACTTCTCGAAGATTTTCGTAAATCAGCCAAGACGTGTGAGTGGATGAATCCGATCTCTGCTGATTCTGGTATTGCGAAGGCAGTATTTTTATTGAGAACACATCACAAACAGCTGCAGGATGAAAACCTTTTTGTACTTGAGCAATGGTCATTCTTAAACTGGTGGCTCTCAAGAAACATCATTCAGTCTGAGTCTATAGTGTCACGCAAATGGGGTTATTCCAGAATGATGCCTTGGAATAAAACATTCACTAATCTGATCACCAAGGAATTGCAACAATATCTCAAAGTAATGACTCCAAAAAATTTGGACATTTTGTCATGGCTCAAAAACAAGATGTTGATAGGTAATATAACGAGTGCTGGAGACGATATCGGCACGATATACTACCGAGTTTCAACCGCATTTGGCTTACCTAATAACGTTCGTATTTTCTCAGTTCCTTATGATGCATGCGCTCAAGTTATTGGCCTGGGATTATTAAACAGAACCAACAACATCGCCGTAGCATTAGGAACTTCGCTTGGTGTGACGGCCACTGTAAAAAACTCCAAACGCCTGAAAGTGACACCTGCTGGTCCTATTCCTGACACTCCGATACCTGGTATGCAGATGCTGTTTGATGGGTTTGCATCATGCGGTAGTGCGATAGAATACGTTTTCGAACAACACAACATATTAGATCTCAATGGAAAGCCTGATTTAAAGTTCGTTGACGAAGCCATTGGTCGGATCAAACCTGGAGCTAACGGTTTTGAGATGCTGCCGTTAATCAACGGCGGAAGACGAACCTTACCAGATGATCCTTCAGAAGATGGGGGTAAGTATTCGGGTTTCCGTATAGGAATTGGAAATGATGAATACGTGAAAGGTTTGTTCGAAGCTTTTGGTTACTTGGTACGTACAATCATAGAGGATTTCGAGAAGGTATCTGATGTGGCATTCGATACTATTCTAGCGGGTGGAGGGCCAGCGAAGAGCAAGCAGTTTATGCAATTGTTATCTAATATTACTAATCGGAACGTAAGTGTGAATGACTTTGCAGATAGCAGTCTAGTGGGCTGTGGCATATGCGCAGCAGCCGGGTTAAGGTGGTTTGATTCAGTTGAAGAAGCAAGCAAGAAAATGCAGCAGTCGGGAATGACGTTTAAGCCGCAACAGCATGTCATAGAAACCTATAACGAACTATATGCCAAATATTCACAGCGATTTAAAAAACACCTTAGATGGAATATTTAA
- a CDS encoding sugar-binding transcriptional regulator, translated as MCDKQEVSIDLLLSKFQDYLQNRTTLPKIAQEMGIKPAKLRDTIRLAYLEGAITIQTPEVRSLRDKLNENWPGPRYHVLRADDHRFFFKGAATVFLRELDDVLTQREADPVLNVGIVSGRTTGGVVDSLCSLDWSKYLRRERFPPRVNVFALNVSQTSGFTELSGNANVLAFQLARKFADECSTGAKIEAFGLSTELLQTLDERTNSDIRPQTRNVLMYTNPERLRRSLELRGEQISSEVPSESQLDVIITGVGTICDSLFRDYCSYYKVNIDYLRNVQHIVGDIAYCPVTRVGEHRQLSKNDSEYQFYSAVSLDVLGQISSQKTKKVILVARNAPERDKVDPIHAAIAGATQYCNVLITDHETADKLHKTMALG; from the coding sequence ATGTGTGACAAACAGGAAGTCTCAATTGATTTACTGTTAAGTAAATTTCAAGACTATCTCCAGAACCGAACAACTCTCCCAAAAATTGCGCAAGAAATGGGGATCAAGCCTGCAAAGCTACGAGATACCATACGATTGGCGTATCTAGAGGGAGCAATCACGATCCAAACTCCAGAAGTACGGTCACTGAGAGACAAATTGAACGAGAATTGGCCAGGCCCTCGGTATCATGTTTTACGAGCTGACGATCACCGATTCTTCTTCAAAGGTGCAGCTACGGTTTTCCTACGTGAACTGGATGATGTTCTTACGCAACGTGAGGCCGATCCGGTTTTAAATGTTGGAATTGTAAGCGGTCGTACTACTGGTGGCGTAGTAGATAGCTTGTGCTCGCTAGATTGGAGTAAGTACCTGCGTCGTGAAAGGTTTCCCCCTAGAGTAAATGTGTTTGCTCTGAATGTCTCTCAGACGAGTGGGTTCACGGAACTTAGTGGAAATGCGAATGTTCTGGCATTTCAGCTTGCCCGAAAATTCGCAGATGAGTGTTCAACAGGTGCAAAAATTGAGGCATTTGGGCTATCAACAGAATTATTACAAACTCTTGACGAGCGGACTAATAGTGATATTCGGCCGCAAACCCGAAATGTTTTAATGTATACGAATCCAGAGCGATTACGACGGTCACTAGAGCTTCGTGGCGAACAAATATCAAGTGAAGTACCTTCGGAGTCGCAGCTTGATGTAATAATAACTGGTGTTGGAACAATTTGTGACTCGCTGTTTAGAGATTATTGTTCATATTATAAGGTTAATATTGACTATCTGCGAAATGTCCAACACATAGTAGGTGATATTGCATATTGCCCAGTAACACGAGTAGGTGAGCATCGGCAATTGAGCAAAAACGACTCAGAGTACCAGTTCTATAGTGCTGTTTCTCTCGACGTCTTAGGGCAGATTAGTAGTCAAAAGACAAAAAAAGTAATATTGGTAGCACGCAATGCACCTGAACGTGACAAAGTGGATCCGATTCATGCCGCGATTGCTGGTGCGACTCAATACTGTAATGTCTTGATAACGGACCATGAAACAGCTGACAAACTCCACAAGACGATGGCCCTCGGATAA
- a CDS encoding host-nuclease inhibitor Gam family protein, with protein sequence MKSLTANDRPTAELLGADPLIQTDEDLDKALNELSFLNAFEQSVNATCTRYIEKLKQESEQRKYVLIDDQDPVTIENRREQLNERVNAYCKANRSSLMEGKKKTKSFPHGSVSFKDQPAKVEYRSGLKEMDSLSLLDKLMQSTLIEQITAWLMSICIFGKNKEARLLSEVVELKPKLSVSRIKKAFEEKRLNANHLKQLGLKYSPGKEQLTIKPAEYKPG encoded by the coding sequence GTGAAAAGCCTCACCGCCAATGATCGACCCACTGCGGAATTGCTGGGAGCGGATCCCCTCATTCAGACGGATGAAGATCTCGACAAGGCTTTAAATGAGCTCTCATTTCTGAACGCCTTTGAGCAGTCGGTGAATGCGACTTGCACCAGGTATATCGAGAAACTCAAACAGGAATCGGAACAGCGCAAATATGTGTTGATTGATGACCAAGATCCTGTCACGATTGAAAACCGGCGAGAACAGCTCAACGAGCGAGTGAATGCGTATTGTAAAGCGAATCGATCGAGTTTGATGGAAGGCAAGAAGAAAACCAAATCGTTTCCACATGGTTCGGTGAGTTTCAAAGATCAACCAGCCAAGGTTGAGTATCGATCAGGCCTGAAAGAAATGGACAGCCTCAGTCTATTAGATAAGCTGATGCAGTCAACGTTGATCGAACAGATCACAGCCTGGTTGATGTCGATTTGTATCTTTGGCAAGAACAAAGAGGCGCGCTTACTTTCCGAAGTGGTCGAGCTCAAACCAAAGCTCAGTGTTTCCAGGATCAAAAAAGCGTTCGAAGAAAAACGTTTGAATGCAAATCATCTGAAACAATTGGGATTGAAATATTCCCCAGGTAAAGAGCAGCTGACGATCAAGCCAGCTGAATACAAGCCTGGCTGA
- a CDS encoding ABC transporter permease, which yields MQSLSNIFWLGIKEIRSVAGDKVLMIFLIYSFTYGVYTEAIGSSVDVNNASVGIVDEDRSTLSGRIVNTLFPPYFQEPEYIRADEIDETMNKSRFMFVLNIPPKFERYVTEGRPTEIQLNIDATAMAQAGVGARYISAYIDHEVSRYVNDHDQAPALPVNLSIRRAFNPNGDPVWFGALVALMTPISMLTMILTGAALIREKEHGTIEHLLVMPLRAFEIALAKVWSNSLLILLAVSFALIVVIRHLLNVPIAGSIPLFLSGVSVYLFFATALGIFLGTVTRTMAQFSMLVILVIFVIMMLSGGQSPIESQPEWLQNITFFLPSRHFTAFAEAIIYRGAGVEIVWKSFVMIAVIGFIFFMISLGLFRRTIAGSR from the coding sequence ATGCAATCACTGTCTAATATTTTCTGGCTTGGTATCAAGGAGATACGCTCGGTCGCGGGTGACAAAGTACTGATGATCTTCCTGATCTATTCGTTCACTTATGGAGTTTATACAGAGGCGATCGGTAGTTCGGTTGATGTGAATAATGCGTCGGTGGGAATTGTGGACGAGGACCGTTCCACACTCTCTGGCCGAATCGTTAACACGCTTTTTCCGCCGTATTTTCAAGAACCAGAGTATATTAGAGCAGATGAAATCGATGAAACGATGAACAAAAGCCGTTTTATGTTTGTCCTGAACATCCCCCCCAAATTCGAGCGTTATGTCACTGAAGGCCGACCAACGGAAATTCAACTTAACATCGATGCAACTGCTATGGCTCAAGCTGGAGTTGGAGCGAGATATATCAGCGCCTACATCGATCATGAGGTCAGTCGCTACGTCAACGACCATGACCAGGCTCCCGCGTTACCGGTCAATTTATCCATCCGTCGTGCATTCAACCCGAATGGTGACCCTGTTTGGTTTGGTGCACTTGTCGCATTGATGACACCGATTTCAATGTTAACAATGATTTTAACCGGCGCAGCTCTGATACGAGAAAAAGAACATGGCACGATCGAGCATTTACTGGTAATGCCTCTGCGCGCTTTCGAAATCGCTTTAGCGAAAGTCTGGTCGAACAGCCTTCTGATTTTACTTGCTGTATCATTTGCATTAATCGTTGTTATTCGCCATTTGTTAAACGTTCCGATTGCGGGCTCCATTCCACTGTTTCTATCCGGGGTTTCTGTTTATCTCTTCTTTGCCACCGCGCTAGGAATCTTTCTTGGTACGGTCACGAGAACGATGGCTCAATTTTCGATGCTGGTGATCCTTGTAATTTTTGTGATCATGATGCTGTCAGGAGGCCAATCACCAATTGAGAGTCAACCTGAATGGTTGCAGAACATTACCTTCTTCCTACCATCGCGTCACTTCACTGCCTTTGCCGAAGCGATTATCTACCGGGGAGCAGGAGTGGAAATTGTGTGGAAATCTTTCGTGATGATCGCCGTAATAGGATTCATCTTCTTCATGATATCGCTTGGATTATTTCGTCGCACGATTGCGGGTAGCCGGTAA
- the rbbA gene encoding ribosome-associated ATPase/putative transporter RbbA, which produces MNDSNSPVVTVESVTHHYKKTCALNDVSVRLSPGQMVGLIGPDGVGKSTLMGLISGAKIIQKGKIHVLGGDIGNRRHRQDVCPQIAYMPQGLGKNLYSELSVFENLDFFGRLFAQPSDERRYRIENLLKATGLDPFPDRPAGKLSGGMKQKLGLCCALIHDPDLLLLDEPTTGVDPLSRRQFWKLIEDIRNSRPEMSVLVSTAYMEEADQFERLIAMHNGQILSTGSPQELREQANTDTLEEAFVQLLPTEARGDGHRLEIPPRKTTNETVAIEATGLTRRFGKFVAVNNVSFKINQGEIFGFLGSNGCGKTTTMKMLTGLLPASEGHAELFGKPIKAGSLKMRKRVGYMSQSFSLYSELTVSQNLWLHARLFHLPKTKQKKRIDELVSQFELSEYMDQLASQLPLGVRQRLSLAVAVIHEPELLILDEPTSGVDPVARDSFWELLVKLSREHLVTIFISTHFMNEAMRCDRISLMHAGNVLAYDEPTELVRAQNTSSLEDAFIEYITQANEANTVDYTGKETQSESDLTHPVTNALDHKVPQYNERSFFSIRRMLAFSYREGLEIRRDSVRLAFAFIGSIVFMFVLGYGISTDVNEVRFAILDQDQSPESTAYIQALVGSGYFVEQSPIHGKDDIERQLKENRITLGIEIPPSFGLDLKRSSQPEVSAWIDGADPSRASTIEGYVEGVHATYLNEHATETGRSELTTIPFRIEQRFRYNPTFESIYAIVPSVPPMLLMLIPAILMAVSVVKEKELGSITNFYVTPTSKLEFLVGKQLPYVIIGMISFFLLTLMSYVVFHVPIKGSPLTLMVCAFVYIITTTGIGLVISSFTTSQVAAVFVTTIITMTPTVQFSGLMQPVSTLEGAARTMGLLWPTTYYMHASVGAFTKGLGLSELSGNLLVLLIFIPVLTLLATISLKKQER; this is translated from the coding sequence ATGAACGATTCCAATTCGCCGGTTGTCACGGTCGAGTCTGTAACACATCATTATAAAAAAACTTGCGCCCTCAATGATGTTTCAGTCCGACTGTCGCCCGGTCAGATGGTCGGTTTGATTGGTCCCGACGGTGTGGGCAAGTCAACCCTAATGGGATTGATTTCCGGGGCGAAGATCATTCAAAAAGGCAAGATCCATGTTTTGGGCGGCGACATCGGCAATCGCAGACACCGCCAGGATGTTTGTCCGCAGATCGCGTATATGCCACAAGGATTAGGAAAAAACCTTTATTCAGAACTCAGCGTTTTTGAGAACCTTGATTTTTTTGGGCGGCTCTTTGCGCAACCCTCGGACGAGCGCCGCTATCGAATCGAAAATTTGCTTAAGGCAACCGGGCTCGATCCATTTCCAGATCGGCCTGCGGGCAAGCTCTCGGGTGGTATGAAGCAAAAGCTTGGCCTGTGCTGCGCGCTCATTCATGATCCGGATTTATTGTTGCTGGATGAACCAACTACGGGCGTCGATCCACTTTCGCGACGGCAATTCTGGAAACTCATTGAAGACATTCGCAATAGTCGTCCGGAAATGAGTGTGCTCGTTTCGACTGCTTATATGGAAGAGGCCGATCAGTTCGAGCGATTGATTGCAATGCATAACGGGCAAATTCTTTCGACCGGTTCACCACAAGAATTACGCGAGCAGGCTAACACCGACACACTTGAAGAAGCATTCGTGCAATTACTACCCACAGAAGCGCGAGGCGATGGTCATCGCTTGGAGATTCCACCGCGCAAAACGACCAATGAAACTGTGGCAATCGAGGCTACTGGCCTGACGCGACGGTTCGGAAAGTTTGTCGCCGTCAATAATGTGAGTTTCAAAATCAATCAAGGCGAAATTTTCGGCTTTCTCGGTTCGAACGGTTGTGGCAAGACGACCACGATGAAGATGCTCACAGGACTCTTGCCAGCCAGCGAAGGCCATGCAGAACTGTTTGGCAAACCGATCAAGGCGGGCAGTCTCAAAATGCGAAAACGCGTTGGCTACATGTCTCAGTCTTTTTCGCTATACAGTGAATTGACCGTTTCGCAAAACCTCTGGCTGCATGCCCGACTGTTCCATTTGCCTAAAACTAAGCAAAAGAAGCGTATCGATGAGCTCGTTTCGCAATTCGAACTTAGTGAGTATATGGATCAATTGGCAAGTCAACTTCCTCTGGGTGTTCGTCAGCGACTTTCGTTAGCGGTGGCAGTGATTCATGAACCGGAATTACTGATTCTCGACGAGCCAACCTCGGGCGTCGACCCGGTCGCACGCGACAGCTTTTGGGAATTACTGGTCAAGTTGTCGCGGGAACACCTGGTTACGATCTTCATTTCAACTCACTTCATGAACGAAGCCATGCGATGCGATCGCATATCGTTGATGCACGCTGGCAATGTCCTGGCATATGACGAACCAACTGAATTGGTACGTGCCCAAAATACATCGTCACTTGAGGATGCCTTCATCGAATATATCACTCAAGCGAATGAAGCAAATACAGTCGATTACACAGGGAAAGAAACGCAATCGGAGAGCGATCTTACTCATCCTGTGACCAATGCGCTGGATCATAAAGTACCCCAATATAATGAACGCTCGTTTTTTAGCATACGACGCATGTTGGCATTCAGCTATCGCGAAGGACTCGAAATCAGACGAGATTCAGTACGGCTTGCGTTCGCATTTATTGGTTCGATTGTTTTTATGTTTGTCTTGGGTTATGGCATTTCGACTGATGTGAATGAAGTCAGGTTCGCTATCTTGGATCAGGATCAAAGTCCGGAGAGCACGGCTTACATTCAGGCATTGGTCGGTTCAGGCTATTTCGTTGAGCAGTCTCCTATTCACGGTAAAGACGATATCGAAAGGCAACTCAAAGAAAATCGCATTACCTTGGGAATTGAAATACCTCCCAGTTTTGGTCTCGACCTAAAACGCTCGTCGCAGCCGGAAGTCTCAGCTTGGATCGATGGCGCAGATCCTTCACGAGCTTCCACTATTGAGGGATACGTAGAAGGCGTTCATGCTACCTACCTCAATGAGCATGCTACTGAAACCGGTCGCTCCGAACTGACCACAATACCGTTTCGCATCGAGCAACGGTTCCGATATAACCCAACATTCGAAAGCATTTATGCCATAGTACCCAGTGTGCCTCCTATGTTGTTGATGCTGATTCCTGCAATCCTGATGGCGGTGAGCGTCGTTAAGGAAAAGGAGCTCGGTTCAATTACCAACTTCTATGTCACACCCACTTCGAAACTTGAATTTCTAGTGGGAAAACAACTGCCCTATGTGATCATCGGGATGATCAGTTTTTTTCTGCTGACCTTGATGTCGTACGTTGTATTCCATGTACCGATCAAGGGAAGCCCTCTGACGCTAATGGTCTGTGCGTTCGTGTATATCATTACAACGACAGGAATCGGCTTGGTGATCTCATCTTTTACAACCAGCCAAGTTGCTGCCGTATTTGTGACCACAATCATAACAATGACGCCCACGGTTCAGTTTTCCGGATTAATGCAACCAGTCTCCACTTTAGAAGGGGCGGCCCGAACCATGGGTCTGTTATGGCCCACCACATATTACATGCATGCCAGTGTTGGTGCTTTTACCAAGGGACTTGGCTTGTCTGAATTGTCTGGCAACCTGCTGGTACTATTGATATTTATCCCAGTGTTAACGCTGCTTGCCACCATATCACTCAAAAAACAGGAAAGGTAA
- a CDS encoding HlyD family secretion protein produces MKTITRLLVLVALIATSYGGWLWWKSQQPEPLPNGIVSGNGRVEAVQVDVATKFAGRIEEVSAKEGDLVQPGQVVARMDTRQLDASLAQAKARLAEVQQSVDQAKAVITKTESDIAFAEKQARRVERLLKAKAASQAENDTAVNALAVARATLGANKAALRTQEFAVKAAEARVWEIETQITDAILKSPTRGRVLYRLAEKGEVLPAGGKVMTILDLTDIYIEFYLPSRYATQTSIGADSRVVFDVDAQYGYSEPATISFVSPEAQFTPKQVETAQERDKLMFRVKAKFDPKRVEPYLEYIKTGIRGVAYVRIQPNVEWPEFLNKIYPDDPTVLLEQVLEQ; encoded by the coding sequence ATGAAAACGATAACTCGTTTATTGGTCTTGGTGGCACTGATTGCTACTTCTTATGGGGGCTGGTTGTGGTGGAAGTCACAACAACCTGAGCCATTACCAAATGGGATCGTTTCTGGCAATGGTCGCGTTGAGGCTGTGCAGGTCGATGTGGCCACGAAGTTTGCGGGTCGAATCGAGGAAGTCTCAGCGAAGGAAGGCGACCTTGTTCAGCCTGGGCAAGTGGTCGCAAGGATGGACACGCGACAATTGGACGCATCGCTGGCTCAAGCCAAAGCGCGACTGGCTGAGGTTCAGCAATCGGTCGATCAAGCAAAAGCTGTTATCACCAAAACGGAAAGTGATATCGCATTCGCCGAGAAGCAAGCTCGTCGAGTAGAGAGGCTATTGAAAGCCAAAGCAGCCTCACAAGCAGAGAATGATACGGCGGTGAATGCACTAGCAGTCGCAAGGGCTACTTTAGGGGCGAATAAAGCCGCTCTGCGAACCCAAGAGTTTGCTGTCAAAGCAGCCGAAGCGCGTGTCTGGGAAATCGAAACGCAAATCACCGATGCCATATTGAAATCACCAACCCGTGGTCGCGTATTGTATCGACTTGCAGAAAAGGGGGAAGTGTTGCCTGCCGGCGGCAAAGTAATGACAATTCTTGATCTAACCGACATCTACATCGAGTTCTACTTGCCGTCACGCTATGCCACACAAACATCGATTGGTGCCGACTCTCGGGTTGTGTTCGATGTCGATGCTCAATATGGATACTCCGAACCCGCTACCATATCTTTTGTTTCGCCGGAAGCTCAGTTTACCCCGAAGCAAGTCGAAACGGCTCAAGAACGTGACAAGCTTATGTTTCGCGTCAAGGCCAAGTTCGATCCCAAACGAGTTGAACCCTATCTTGAATACATTAAAACGGGAATTCGTGGAGTGGCCTATGTAAGGATTCAGCCCAATGTTGAATGGCCAGAATTTTTGAACAAAATCTACCCTGACGATCCCACCGTGCTGCTTGAACAGGTTTTGGAACAATGA
- a CDS encoding sigma-54-dependent transcriptional regulator: MARLLIIDDEPNLLYSLQKTLQSEELEIITAETGCAGIDLVKEFQPDAVILDVRLPDMSGLDVFNEIRRIDTKLPVIIFTAHSTTETAIEATKRGAYEYLLKPVQFDQLQDIINRAIKISRMSHVPTTFGEVDYDSTTDTIIGRSPAMQKVYKAIGRAAPQDVTVLIQGESGTGKEMVAKAIYHHSQRKDGPFMAINCASIPDSLLESELFGHERGAYTGADRQRIGKYEQVDGGTLFLDEIGDMSPSTQAKVLRLLQDGSFERVGSNETIRADVRIISATNRDLDKMVESGEFRQDLYYRLNVFSIELPPLRKRVEDIPALVEHFIKTAGNHVVNSVRGISDDALTALIQHDWPGNVRELQSVIKHCLIQTVGELITPESLPSSCLNNLVNEAEKANSELNSRSLSEIHQHVEELLSSGEEDLHRKVHAGIDRILLPSVLNHVDGSQVQAAQILGIARSTLRSRIEDLGISIEKRIRTEEE; this comes from the coding sequence GTGGCAAGGCTACTCATTATTGATGATGAACCAAATCTACTTTACTCGTTGCAGAAGACTTTACAGAGTGAAGAGCTTGAAATCATCACTGCAGAAACAGGCTGCGCTGGAATTGATTTAGTCAAAGAATTCCAGCCGGATGCCGTTATTTTGGATGTTCGTCTGCCTGATATGTCGGGGCTCGATGTTTTTAATGAAATTCGACGAATTGATACCAAGTTACCAGTAATCATATTCACAGCACACTCTACAACTGAGACTGCTATTGAAGCCACAAAACGCGGAGCGTATGAATATTTACTCAAGCCAGTTCAATTTGATCAGCTACAGGATATTATTAATCGTGCCATCAAAATTAGCCGCATGAGCCATGTTCCAACCACCTTTGGCGAAGTTGATTATGATTCAACTACAGATACCATCATCGGTCGCTCACCAGCTATGCAAAAAGTGTATAAAGCAATTGGACGTGCGGCACCCCAAGATGTCACTGTTCTCATTCAAGGAGAAAGCGGAACTGGAAAAGAAATGGTAGCCAAGGCAATCTATCACCATAGCCAGCGCAAGGATGGACCTTTTATGGCTATCAATTGTGCATCGATTCCAGATTCATTATTAGAGAGCGAACTATTTGGCCATGAGCGCGGCGCATACACTGGTGCGGATCGGCAACGTATAGGAAAGTACGAGCAAGTAGATGGTGGGACACTGTTTCTAGATGAAATCGGAGACATGTCTCCCTCCACACAAGCTAAAGTTTTACGGTTGCTTCAAGATGGAAGCTTTGAGCGTGTTGGTAGCAATGAAACAATACGAGCTGATGTGCGAATCATCTCTGCGACCAATCGTGATCTTGATAAGATGGTTGAATCAGGCGAGTTTCGCCAGGATCTCTACTATCGATTAAATGTGTTCTCAATCGAATTACCTCCACTCAGGAAACGGGTTGAAGATATACCTGCTCTGGTCGAACATTTTATTAAAACGGCAGGTAATCACGTTGTGAACTCTGTTCGTGGGATAAGTGATGATGCTTTAACGGCACTGATTCAACATGATTGGCCCGGAAATGTGCGAGAACTTCAAAGTGTCATTAAACATTGTCTCATACAAACTGTGGGAGAATTAATCACACCAGAAAGTCTCCCCTCAAGCTGCTTGAATAACCTGGTAAATGAGGCTGAGAAGGCAAATAGTGAATTGAATTCTAGGTCTCTTTCAGAGATCCATCAACATGTCGAAGAACTTCTGTCATCCGGTGAAGAGGATCTGCACCGAAAAGTACATGCCGGAATCGATCGTATACTACTCCCGAGTGTTCTAAATCACGTTGATGGTAGCCAGGTTCAAGCAGCACAGATTCTGGGCATTGCACGAAGCACTTTACGTAGTAGGATCGAAGATTTGGGTATTAGTATTGAAAAGCGAATACGCACTGAAGAAGAGTAA